The Gossypium arboreum isolate Shixiya-1 chromosome 4, ASM2569848v2, whole genome shotgun sequence DNA segment AGCAACAAATAAAGCAATATTCTAAAATTAACCAAGCAATGAAAATCCAGTTAATTAAACAGACCTTTGGGGTTGATGATCAGCATCAGCTGTAGCTTCAACAGGTTCACTCTTCCTCCAGCTCTTGTCAGCCGGGGCATGGCCATTACCGAAGCTTGCCTTTGCCCCTCTCTCTTTCTCTGTAACAGCTACTGCCTCTTTAATCTTCATAGCTTCAAGCTTTTCATCAATCTCCTTCCAGTCTTTCCCCTTTTCCTTCAACACCTCCTCTCTCGGCCTTGCCTCGCCGAAAGGATTTGCCCCTTTGGGCTTGGCCACCGTCAAGTCCTTTTTACCCTCCTCCATCACGGGAACCGTACGTGGTTGAAGCACAAGCTTTGGCCTCACCCCACCACCACCAGCACTGTTGGtctcttcctttttctttccccAGTTATCCAAATCCCTTGGGGAATCCCTAGATTGAAGTGAATCGAAACTGCTTCTTTTCTCAAAACCCCCACCAAATCTCCGAGGCGGCGGTGCTCCATTAGGGCTTTTATTACTCTTACTAGCTGCCCAGTTATCTACTTCATCTGCTTTCGATTGAGAATCGAAAAACCCTCCTCCACCTCTCTCTCGCCTCTCAAACCCACCGCCGAATCCATTCCCGGTAGGAGCCGATTTCTTAACCGACGCCCAATTATCGATCTCATCAGCGCGTGAGGGAGCAATTTCTCTATTTGAATCTCTATTCGAAACCCTAGAAGATCCCCATCTACTATTACTCGAAGAATCATCCCCGTTAGAATTGTACCTGTTCGACCCGTACGATTTAAAACCGCCGCCGAGCCGGTTACGATCGAGCTCCTCGGCAGAACGCTGGCGAGGGCAGGTCGGTAGAACGAGCAGGTCCTCATGAGTGCGCCCTGTCGGCTCGCTCGGCTTAGCCAAACCGAGAGTAAATTCAGCAAGAGATACGGTTTGGCCCTTCTTTTTCTTGGTTTTGGTGGCCGCGGCGGCGGATAAAGAAGGGAAATCGGCGAGCTTTCCGGTGGAAGAATCTACGCCGCTTTGCTGTTCTTGTTGGAGTTCAGCTTCGTGCTCTTCGGCGTCTAGAGCCCACGCGCCGGCTTTGCCCCAAGGTGACGAGACAGTTGCCGCCatgatcttttttttcttttgccttTTTAGTGCTTTGGCGCCGTTTCGAAGCTTGCGTTTTCAGTTGTGCAGCGAAAGGAGAGGGAAGGGTTTTTTATATTGTGATATGATCGGCCTTCATCGGACGGTGTagaataatttacaaataaaagaagtcctaactttaaaaatatactcaattaAGAGATGgattatattttatctttcttattaaaaaaattagtaaattaatcattatattttAGGCCAAATAACAAACTAATCATCCACTTTTAGTGTTAAAAACGGGTCATTGTACCTCAACATAACACGGCATGTGTCACTGTTTAATTATTCTGTTAATCACACTAGTTTTTAACAatacaagcaaataaatttttaacaaaaatgaccaatttactctttaatctaatatacatagactaatttacttatttttaaatagaaGGGTAAAATACAACGTGACTTCTAACACAAGGACCTTTCTTATAACTTATAATGTAAGtctaaaatttatcaatttatttattatatctaaaattattttaatgaatATATAGACAATAAATAAATGAAGTATTTGGTaaataatcaaattttattaatttaataaaagataataaactaaatataaataaaatgtgttCTTTTTATATAATTGGAGAGGAGAATGAAATTACTTGGTATACTTGATATCGAATCTATGAAATTACTTGGTATACTTGATATCGAATCTAAACTCTTTCGTATCCACAATATAATACTCTTATCATTGAGTCAAAAGATTGTTggcataaaatatattattttatttacaattttaatatttatcgaTAAATGATATAAAGGTAGTCTTATATCTTTCAAAATAGTATAATTAATAATCATTTAGGTATtatcattttaccaaaataatatatatatatatatatatatatatgtttatctgTATTTTCGATATAAGTACTTTATGTTAAGAGCTGGATTGTATCACGTCTCTTTACTCAAAAAATGGATAACTAGTCTTTGTAtgttaaattaaagagtaaactaatcattttcttaaaaatttaatttatttctattattaaaaattgGTCTATATACGTTAGAATAAGGTGCGTGGAACACCACATGTAACTATTTAGTTATTTTATCAATCACGTcagttttaacaataaaaatagatgaaaattttaatcGAAATGATTATTTGTTCTTTAATCTAACGTACataaactaatttaaatatttttgattatttatttaacttcattttattgtttataaaataaattttaaattatttggaaacatatttaattatatattcatAAATGTATTAGTTTAATTTAACGGATATAAacttaattttagaaattttaaagagaaattaaaaataatcctaaatttaaatcatataataataataataatgaaaattctGATTCTGTAAAAAGGTAATAGCAGTTGGCTCTTAGCCACTCTTTTGAAAAAGCTGCTTATTTCTAAAGCTGAATACAAAGGTCTGAACTTTGCAACGTTATGGACAACGTAACCAAACATGACCATGATATTCAATGGATTCTTAAATCCAAatagctttaaaaaaaaaaaaagttgatttAAAAAAAGGGTTAGGTTTCGAGTAAAGTTTTTTAGTATTAGTCCAACTAAAATTTGTAAAATGAAAATGTTCGGTTGTTTTCTTCTTGTTTTCCactattttgttgttgtttttttactattttctcattggtttatgtcattttactattatgttgttaccattttattattattgttttgatattgtataattcttattttattttaatttttctattattttagagacatttatttgttaagttgtacatatcttagtgttatttagttaaatatatatattttaaaattttattttattgaaaaatatttatttgaatatttttagtatatttgatgtattgtatttttaaaattatataagaaaaattaATATGGCCCGGCCAAGCCTAGTTGTTGCATATTTTTTGGTCaggcttgagcaaaattttaagCCTATTTTTCAGGATAATTTAAGCTGGGCCTATCAAACGAATCTAGATTTTTGTCAAGGCTCCCATggacaaatttataaatttatttcaacatataaaatttacttattaataaataaatggtaataaaaataaaataattattatagttTAACATAATTTTATAGAAATCgagattaaaaaatattaaagtaattcaacttgttttttaaaaaattctataaaaataacAATTTAGTAAAATATGTCTTAGATCCTTATAGTCTTCACAAATTTAAGTTTTagtctctttatttttattttacagtaatttaatccctttaattttagattaaaatatagaaaatacAGAGACTTATGACATTATATAGAAAGTtttttgaataatctcattataattattaatcaTAAATGCTCTTTTTAACACAATGTCTAGAACTAGACATAGCCTCACCCCACCCCATAAATAGGATAATAATGCGCTTCAGCGCACTCGAACTCATGTCCTCCtatattgacaataatattcATACTAATCGAGTTAAGATTCAATTagcgaaaattttattttttaaaggaaaataaaaagctTACCCTTGACTTGTCCTTTATTATTAGTTGTTATCCATATCCAATGTTTTAATTACCAAGTGTGCAACTGGTTTTTTCCCCCACAATTGAAAATGACATTACAAACATAGCTTATAGCATCCGTTCGGTGTTCGGTGACCCAAAATCAACACCACCGATCGAGTAGTCCATAAAACATGCGTCGATATTCCACTATAACACGGCCAAGATTTAGATTACGTAGCCAGGAGAGAGCTTCTCTGGTAACATATGCATTGTCTGAATGAGGTGCCACCAAAATCCTAGTATGACCTGATAAAATTTGATGGTTATAAACAGAATGTAAAATAGTAGTATAAAAAGTAGGGTCTAATGGGCAGTTTTCATGTCTACGACGTCTGATAATTTGT contains these protein-coding regions:
- the LOC108461004 gene encoding eukaryotic translation initiation factor 4B3-like — translated: MAATVSSPWGKAGAWALDAEEHEAELQQEQQSGVDSSTGKLADFPSLSAAAATKTKKKKGQTVSLAEFTLGLAKPSEPTGRTHEDLLVLPTCPRQRSAEELDRNRLGGGFKSYGSNRYNSNGDDSSSNSRWGSSRVSNRDSNREIAPSRADEIDNWASVKKSAPTGNGFGGGFERRERGGGGFFDSQSKADEVDNWAASKSNKSPNGAPPPRRFGGGFEKRSSFDSLQSRDSPRDLDNWGKKKEETNSAGGGGVRPKLVLQPRTVPVMEEGKKDLTVAKPKGANPFGEARPREEVLKEKGKDWKEIDEKLEAMKIKEAVAVTEKERGAKASFGNGHAPADKSWRKSEPVEATADADHQPQSAEESENGHVAEN